A stretch of Flavobacterium sp. N1994 DNA encodes these proteins:
- a CDS encoding class I SAM-dependent methyltransferase — translation MIDNYVFNPKSPKYYVKKYLDHHIERFKNKIVIDLPAGNGVTTEILLMNGAKPIAFDLFPEYFMLEGVECKRADIIDKIPVEDNFSDFLICQEGIEHFSDQLKVFKEFNRVIKKNGELIITTPSQSNLASKFSYMLFESETTKLMPPNEIDDIWMSDKEATTEIYYGHIFLVGLQKLRMLGKLSGFKVKEIQYLRLSKGSLVLFPIVYPFIFISSYLRYFKNLKKKKEVPTAIKKEVYREQLKINLSVKNLLTKHTFIVFEKEKQLNEIDFNFKSTMKSFDKIM, via the coding sequence ATGATAGACAATTATGTATTTAACCCCAAAAGCCCAAAGTATTATGTCAAAAAATATTTAGACCATCACATTGAACGGTTTAAAAATAAAATTGTCATTGATTTGCCAGCTGGAAATGGAGTAACTACAGAAATTTTATTGATGAATGGAGCAAAACCAATAGCGTTTGATTTATTTCCTGAATATTTTATGCTAGAAGGAGTTGAATGTAAAAGAGCTGATATTATTGATAAAATCCCAGTTGAGGATAATTTTTCTGATTTCTTAATTTGTCAAGAAGGGATCGAACATTTTAGTGATCAGTTAAAAGTATTTAAAGAATTTAATAGAGTGATTAAGAAAAATGGTGAATTAATAATTACCACTCCTTCGCAATCCAATTTGGCTTCAAAATTTAGTTATATGCTTTTTGAAAGTGAAACTACTAAGTTGATGCCTCCTAACGAAATTGATGATATTTGGATGTCAGATAAAGAAGCTACAACCGAAATTTATTATGGTCACATTTTTCTTGTTGGACTTCAAAAATTAAGAATGCTCGGAAAATTATCTGGCTTTAAAGTTAAAGAAATACAATATTTAAGATTGAGCAAAGGTTCCCTAGTATTGTTTCCAATAGTTTATCCTTTTATTTTTATAAGCTCATACCTTAGATACTTCAAAAATTTAAAGAAAAAAAAGGAAGTCCCTACAGCTATCAAAAAGGAAGTATATCGTGAACAATTAAAAATAAATTTGAGTGTTAAAAATCTTTTGACCAAGCACACTTTTATAGTTTTTGAAAAAGAAAAACAATTAAATGAAATAGATTTTAATTTTAAATCGACTATGAAATCCTTTGATAAAATAATGTAA